Part of the Candidatus Eisenbacteria bacterium genome, GAGCCTGGCGGCGCTGGGCCTGCAGTGGAAGACCATCGGCCGCTCGTTCTCGCTCCTGCGGCGCGGTCCGCGGGCGGTCGCGAACCCGGGCGACGTCGAGGCCCGCATGGCCGCCATCGAGGTGCCGAACTCCTGGTTCCTCGCCGGCCTCGTCCCGATCTCGATCGCCATCGTGCTCGTGCTGATGATCGCGTTCCAGATCCACTGGTGGGCGGGGCTGGTCGCGGTCGCGATGTCCTTCGTGCTCTCGATGGTCGCCTGTCGCGCGACCGGCGAGACCGACACGACGCCGATCGGCGCGATGGGCAAGGTCATGCAGCTGCTGTTCGCGCTGATCTCGCCCGGCAACGTGACGCACAACCTGATGGCCGCGGGCGCCGGCGCGAACAGCGCCTCGTCGTCCGCCGACCTGCTCACCGACCTCAAGAGCGGCTACCTGCTCGGCGCGAACCCGCGCAAGCAGTTCATCGCGCAGGCGATCGGCATCGTCTTCGGAACCCTCGCGATCGTGCCCGCCTGGTACCTGCTGATTCCCAACGACGCGGCGCTCGAGAAGTATCCGCTGCCGGCGACCCAGACCTGGGTGGCGGTCGCTCGCGTCCTTTCGACCGGCATTCAGACGCTGCCGATGTCCGCGCGCTGGTCCATCCTGATCGGGGCGCTGGTCGGCATCCTGATCCCCGTGCTCGAGAAGTCGTTTCCGAAGGCGCGGCGCTGGCTGCCGTCGGCGATGGGACTCGGGCTCGGCTGGATCGTCTACTTCAGCAACGCGCTGTCGTTCGTGATCGGCGCGGCGGTCGCCTTCGTGTGGGCGAAGTGGAAGCCGCTCAACCAGGAGCGCTACAACATCCCGATCGCTTCGGGTCTCGTGGCCGGCGAGTCGTTGACCAAGGCGCTGCTCGCCATGCTGGCGACGGCGATCGGGCTGATGTCGGCGAAGTGAGGGGTTCCCGAGCGGCCGGGCCCGGTCGCGACGAATGGTCGCGCGCCACGCCCGGCGCACGCGGACCCGCGACACGCGCGAGCGAAGGCCCCGCCGGCACGTGCCCGCGGGGCCTCGCGTCGTGCGCGGAACGCGCGGTCAGCTCTTCACGAAGTACCAGGTTCCCTGCAGGCTCAGGCCGAACCAGTTGGCGTTGCCGCCGTCGAAGGAAGCGAAGCCGAAGTCCGCCTGGGGCCCGAGCGCGAACGTGCGGGCGAGCCGGAACTCGTAGCCGATGCCGCCGTTCAGTCCGAAGCCGGACTCGCTCGAGGAAATGGTGACGTTGTTCCCGGCGTCCACCGAGAAGTGCGAGTTGCCGAATCCGAGTCCGCCGCGCAGCACGAGACCCTCGGACGGGAAGCACGCCACGCCGATCGTGGTCGCGGTGAACGACACGGTTCCGCCGTCCTCCGACTTGGTCCAGCCGTTGCTCTCGAGCGCGAGCGAGACTTTGGGGTTGAGCGGATAGCCGAGGCGGAAGTTACCGGTCATGCCGCCTTCGCGGTCGCTGGAACCGCCCCCGTCCACGCTGACTCCGGCGGAGCCGCCGCCGACTCCGAGCCCGATGCTCCAGCCATCGTGGTTCTGCGGGTACTGCCCGGCCAGCGCCGTCGTCGCGCCGCAGGCCGAGATCAGCAGCGCGGCCAGGACCCAGGTACGCAATCCATGCATGTGACGCCCTCCCAGGGGAGATTCCGCGTCGGCCGGCAGCGGAGCGGATCCCCGCCAGGGGCACGACGCGAGGGCGCAGTATGTCGGAGCGCTCCGCTTCGTCAAGCCCGCCCCGAAACGCGGAGCGCCCGGCGCGCGAACTTCGCGCCGGGCGCCCGGTGCCGCTTCGAAACTTCGATCTGAATCGTGATCAGCGATACAGGCTCTTCACGCGGCCCCAGCTCGACTTCTCGGTCGGAACCGGACCCGAGATCACGGAGAGCTGATAGCCCGGGTTCGCGTTCTGGCCCGCGATCGTGTACCAGCCGGCGGCCCCCACGGTGCTCGCGTCAACGTACATGTCGGGACCGCTGCTGCCGACGGTCGGAGGATCCAGGGAGGCGATGCCGAGCCGGGTCGCCGTGCCCGTGAACGAAGCCACGGTCTGCAGCGCGATGACGTCCGTGGTGTTGAGGTCAATGGCGAGCGGATCGAGGTTCGTCACCGAAATGAACGTGTAATAGCCGGGGTCGAGTCCGGCGCCGAAGTCAATGTTGGCGCTGAAGCCGCCCAGGTAGCCCGACGTGACCGCGTCGTAGAAGTCCACGCCGAAGCTGGCGGTCAGCACCGGCCCGGCGCTGGAGCTGGAATTGTAGAACGTGAAGGTCGCGGCCTGCAGAGTGCCGGTGCCGGTCGTGAACAGCTCATCGCCGAAGACGGCGCCCAGGTCGGTCGAACTGAAGCCGAAGTTCGCCGCCGAGGCGGTGTTGTCGTAGATGACGATCGGCAGCGCGGCCGGAGCGGTCGGCTGGATCTTCGTCGTGTGCGTCGCGTGGTTGTGGATCGTGTAGCCCTTGAAGCCGCCCAACGGCTCGCTCGTGAGCTGGGCCGCCGCGCTTCCCGCGAACGCGCACAGCGCGAGGGCGGCGATGGACAGGCGCATCGTGGTCGCAAGCTTCATGAAGACTCCTCCGGGCCCGACGAAGAGTTGGACGCGGATCGCACGGTCTCGGGGGCGGCCGCGATCCAGAGCACGCGCCTCGCGTCGGGGGACAGGCGCGGATGCTCGTGAATCGAGCTTACGCGTGACCGCCGGTCGCATGTCAACGGCGGACTGCGCGTGTGCGGATTTGCGCATCGCGAGCGCGTCGTCGTTTGGATCGCGATCTTTCGGCGGGTTTTGGAGCGTACTGTTGGCGTTTCCAGACACTGAACCTGGCCGCTATTGCGCTTGTTCCTACGGCGGCCCTGCCGGTAACGTTTTCCGGTGCTGCGCCACATTCGGAGCGTGGCCCCGTTCGCCCGTCCCCACCGTCGTCCGATCACCCCACCGAGGAGTCCTCCCGTGCGGCGAGAGTTCCCCCGTTCGCTGGCCCTGCTCATCCTGTTCGCGCGGGCCTCTCCCCTCGGCGTCGCCGCAGGCCCGCTTTCCGAGTACGACGCGGCCGCGGCCGTTCGAATCCCCCCCGCCGCGGCCGCCCGCGCGCAGGCGGCCGCCGCGCTGCCAGGGATCCGCCGGCTCGTCCGCGTGTCGAGCACGAACGATCGCTTCGGGGTTCCAACGTTCGTGTGGGCGAATCGGGCGCCCGCGACCGCCGTGACCGCCCGGCCGTCGTCGCGGCCCTCGCCGGGCGCCGCCGCGCGCGCGCACGTTTCGGACCTCGCGCCGCTCTGGCGGCTGGACCGTGCGGATGTCGCCGGCATGCGCCTGCAACGGGTGCGCGACGTCGGCCGCGGCCCGATCATCGCGACGTTTCGGCAGGAGGTCGGCGGCGTCGAGGTGTTCCGCGACGAGCTCAAGGTGTGCATGGACCGCGACCTCTCGCTCGTCTCGGTGAGTGGCTCGCTGCCGCCGGCTTCCGCCGCGGGTCCGAGCACCGACGTGTTCGCGCTCCCCGCTTCGCGGGCGGTCGCGCTCGCGCTGCGCGACTTCGGCTCGCTCGCCGCGGTTCCGGCCGACCCGGCCGCGACCGGGAGCGCCGACGGCGGCTACCAGACGTTCGCCGCGCCCGGGCCGGTCGGCGAACCGGGTGGCATGCCCGCCGTGAACGGGCCGCTGCGCGCACGCAAGGTCTGGTTCGATCTCGGCGCGACGCTCGAGCCCGCCTGGTACGCCGAAGTCATCGGCGAGACCGCCGCCTACTCGACCGTCTGGTCGGCGCGCGACGGCCGGCTGCTCTTCCGGCATTCGCTGATGCAGGACGAAGCCTATTCCTACCGCGTGTGGGCGAACACGACGGCCCCCTACGCGCCGATGGACGGACCCCAGGGCGACGGCGCATCGCCGCATCCGACCGGGCTGCCGGACCTGTACCAGCCTTCGCTGATCGCTCCCAACATGGTGACGCTGCAGAACGGCCCGATCTCGACCCTCGACCCGTGGCTCGCCCCCGGCGCGACCCAGACGACCGGCAACAACGTGGACGCCTACCTCGACCTCGTCGCGCCGGACGGCTACTCCGCGGGCGACCTGCGCGCCACCACGACCTCGCCCGGAGTCTTCGACCGCACCTACGACACGACCCTCCCCCCGGGCGCGAGCGACGACCAGCGCATGGCCGCGGGGACCAGTCTGTTCTACCTGAACAACTGGCTGCACGACATGTTCTACGACTCCGGCTTCGACGAGGCGGCGGGCAACGCGCAAACGGACAACTACGGGCGGGGCGGCATCGGCGGCGACGCGGTCCTCGCCGAGGGCGAGGACTACGGCGGAACCAACAACGCGAACATGTCCACGCCGGCCGACGGCGGTTCGCCGCGCATGCAGATGTACGTGTTCAACCCTCCCAACAGCGCCAACCTGATCGTGTCCTCGCCGCCCGCCCTCGCGGGCACCTACCTGGCGGGCGTCGCCGTGTTCGGCCCGCAGACCTTTTCCCTGAGCGGCCAGGTGGTCGCCGGGCAGGACGCGGCCGCGCCGGTGGACGACGGCTGCACGGCCATCACCAGCGCGGTCGCCGGAAAGATCGCGCTCGTGGATCGGGGAACGTGCTCGTTCGTGATCAAGGCACAGAACGCGCAGAACGCCGGCGCGATCGGCGTGATCATCGTCAACAACGTCGCCGGCTCGACGCCGCCGACGCTGAGCGGCACCGGCACGATCACGATTCCGGCGCTGTCGGTGACGCAGTCGGACGGGGCGCTGATCCGCGCCCAGCTCGGCGCGGGCGTGACGCTGACGATGAATCGCGTGGCGCAGCTCCAGCGCGACGGCACCATTGACGGGCACATCGTCGCCCACGAGTGGGGGCATTACATCAGCAACCGCCTGATCGGCAACGCCGCGGGCCTGAGCAACCAGCAGGGCGGCGGCATGGGCGAGGGCTGGGGGGACTTCCACTCGCTGCTGCTGACCGTGCGGCCCGGCGACGACCTCGCGGGCGCGTACGCGGTCGGCAGCTACGCGCTGAGCGGCAATCTCGTCGCGTCGAACGCGTGGTATTTCGGCGTGCGCCGCTACCCCTACTCGACCGACATGACGAAGGATCCCCTGACCTTCAAGCACATCCAGAACGGCGTCGCGCTGCCCGCGGGGCCACCCCTCAACGGCAACCCGACGGGCCTCAACAACGCCGAAGTGCACGCCACCGGCGAGGTCTGGTGCACCATGCTGTGGGAGTGCTACGCCGCGCTGCTCGGCGACACCGGCCGGCTGACGTTCGACCAGGCGCAGCAGCGCATGAAGGACATCCTCGTCGCCGGCTACATGCTGACGCCGAACGCGCCGACGTTCGTCGAGGCGCGCGACGCGGTCCTCGCGGCGGCGATGGCGGGCGATCCGGCGGACTACGCGCTCCTGGCGCAGGCGTTCGCCAGGCGCGGCATGGGCACCGGTGCCGTCGCGCCGCCGCGTGACGCCTCGGACAACGTCGGCGTGACCGAGAGCTTCGTGCTCGGCGGCGACCAGTCGGTGGTCTCCGCGACGCTCACCGACGACCTCCACTCGTGTGACGACGACACCTACCTCGACAACGGCGAGCGCGGGGCGCTGACGATCACCGTCGTCAACACGGGCGCGACCAGCCTCGGCCCGGGCACGATCACGGTGACCAGCCCGAGCCCCGGCGTGAGCTTCCCGATGGGCAACGTGGTGGCCACGCCCGCGTCGCAGCCGTTCGGGAGCGTGGTCGTGACGGTGCCGGTCGAACTCGCGGGCGCGTCCGATGGCGCCCTGCTGCACCTCGACATCGCCTGCGACAACGCCGGGCTGCTGGTGCCCGGTCCCCGGCTCGCGTCGTACGAGGACCGCGTGCAATCGGACGAGACGTTCGGCGCCACCGATTTCGTCGAGGCGCATCACTCGACCTGGAACCCGCTCGTCGCGCCGGGCAGCGCCGGCGATCCCTGGGCCCGCGAGGCGTGGGCCAGCGGCGAGAATGCCTGGCACGTCACCGACGCGGGCGGCATCGCCGACCTGTCGCTGGTCTCCCCTTCCCTGTTCGTGAGCACGGGCACGCCGCTGGTCGTCACCTTCCAGCAGCGCTACGTCTTCGAGTTCAGCGACGCCACGAACTGGGACGGCGGAGTGATCGAGATTTCCACCGACGGCGGCTCGAGCTGGACCGACGCCGGCGCCAGCGTCTCGCCGGGCTACGGCGGAACGATCACGAACGCCTCGGGCAACCCGCTGGGCGGGCGCTCCGGGTGGGTCGGCACGAGCGCCGGCTATCCGGCCTTCACCTTCACCACCCTCGATCTCGGCACGAGCTACGCCGGACAGACGGTGCTGATCCGTTTCCGGCACGGCGCCGACGCGGGCGTCGGCGCTCCCGGCTGGTGGGTGGACAACGTCGCGGTCACGGGCGTGACCGCGCCGCCCTTCCTCGTGCTCGCGCCCGAGAGCGGCACGTGCACGCCGCTGGCGGTCGGCGAGGCCGCCCCGTCGCGGGTCCTGCTGGCGCTGGCCGGCGGAAACCCCGCGCGCGACGTGTCGCGCCTGCGCTTCGCGCTGCCCGCGCGGCAGCGCGCGCAGCTCACCATTCACGACCTCGCCGGGCGGCTCGTCGCGACGCTCGCCGACGGCGAGTACACGGCGGGCTGGCACGACGTCGCGTTCACACGCGCGGGCGGCTCGTCGCCCGGCGTCTACTTCGCCCGACTGCGCGTGGACGGGCGGCAGTACGTGCAACGGCTGGTGGTCGTTCGCTGAGCGCGGCCCGGGCAGGCCCCGGATCGAGGGACACCTACTTCACCAGCGTCAGCTTCCGCACGTCCGAGAAGCCTCCCGCCGTGATCCGGTCGAAGTACACGCCCGGGCCCGCCGGGCGGCCCTCGTCGTCGCGCCCGTTCCATCTCAGCGCGTATGCGCCCGCCGGCTGCTCGTCGTCCACCAGGGTGCGCACCACCGCGCCGTTCACGTCGTAAACGCGCAGCACCACGTGGGCGTGCGCCGGAAGCTCGTAACGGAGGGTGGCCGTTTCCCTGAACGGGCTCGGGTACGCCGGCAGCAGGGCGAACCTGCGCGGCGCCGGGTGCGTGACGGCCACGCTTCCGCTGAGCGTGAACGCCTGCGGAAGCGCCGCGCTCGCGCCCCCCGGGTTGAACGCGACCACGTCGTAGGCGCCGTTGGCGCCGCCCGTCAGGTCGAACCGCGCGATCACGCGATCCTTGCCCGCCCAGTACACGGACGTGGCGCCGAACGTCCGTGCGCCATGCACGAGCTGAACGCCGCCGCCCTTCGCGAAGAGCGCGCCGTCAACCTGGAGCGTCACGCTGGTGCCCGTCGCCGCGTTCGGCGTGACCGACACCGGCACCGGCGCGGGCCAGCCGCCCGCGAGCGTCGCGTTCAGGGGGTCGGCGTTGGGGCCCGTGAGCCGCACCGACACGATGCTCGGTCCGTCGTAGCCGTCGCTGCTGGGCGACGAGGCGCCGTCGAGGCGGTCGTTGCCGGTCGTTCCGGGATAGGGATCGCCGTCGTCTCCGCGGTTGATGTTGCCCTCGAGCTGCGCGAGATGGTCGGCCTGGACCACGGCCACGCCGCGCGGCTGGTTGTCGAACCGGCCGCCGCTCTGCGTGTTCTGCTCGATGTGCCAGACCACCAGGCCACCCCCGGGTGCGGTGCCGGGGATGTTCACGTCCGAGCCGATGGGCTTGCGGTTCTCCACCAGGAAGTACTCGGAGGGCGGGTTCATCTCCTCGGCCCAGCCGTCCTCACGGGTCTCGAAGTCGGTGAAGTAGCTCTCGCCGCCGCCCGTGACTGAGATGTCGTCCAGCGAGATCGCGCCGCACTGGGTGCCGACCCCGGACTGATCCGAGTACCACCCGTCGCTGACGAGGTGAAATGCCACCGTGTACGGCCCCGGCGAGAGATACGGCGTCAGGTCCACGGTCTGCGTGCCCGATGTCTGCCCCTGGTTGTCGTTGTAGGTCGCGAAGACGCTCGTGGTTCCGCCAGACGTGACCTCGCCGTACACGAAGTCGTTCGGAGGCGCCTGACCGTACGTGTAGGTGAACTCGAACCGGTACTGGTACTGCAGCGACACGCTGCCTGATCCGCCGTAGTTGAACTCGCGCGACACGCGCGTGTCCCAGTCGTCGCCGTAGCCGCTCACGTTCGAGTTCTCCCAGTTGCGGCCGGCCGCCTCCGCGGAGGTCAGTCCGCAGTGCATCGAGTACGCACCGGCGATCGGACAGAGCGTCGAGCGGCGCCACCGTTCGTGCACGACGTCGAGGCGGTAGGCCTCGCGGTTCATCTCCGCGTCGGGAATCGCGTAGGGCGTGGGTTCCGGCGGGGCGACGATCACGTTCGACCAGCCGAGAAAGTTTTTCGACCAGGCGCCCATGTACGCGGGGTTGTCGGGCTGGTTCCAGTTCCCGGCACCCATCAGGTCCCACCAGCCCACGCCCGACGACCCGCCGTCGGTGTCGTACAGGTCGGGAAGCCCGAACGTATGGCCGAACTCGTGGCAGAACACCCCGATGTCGATCATGGTCGTGTTGTCGCAGTTCAGGGCGGGTTCGATCGTGTAGTCGTCCACCTTGATGAAGCCTCCGCCCGTGCGCGCGTCGTTGGTCGTGTACGGCCCGGGCCCGACGCCCTCGGACCGCCACCCCGCAAGTGAATAGCAATGCGACCAGATCTGGTCGTACACATCACACTCGGCGCCGAGCTGTGAGTGCACGAACGACACGAAGTCCACGAAGCCGTCATCGTCTCCCGAGTTGGGAATGCCGTCCGGGCCGTCGTTGTCGTACTGCCCGAAATCGATCGAGGAGTCGTTGGCGGAGATCGTGGTGGCGATGAGTTCCGTGATGCGCGCCGACGAGCACAGGCCCTGGCACATGGCCTGACCGGCGTAGTACACGGCGGTCTGCGGAAGGGACGTCCAACCGTAGACGGTGCCGGTCACATGGAGATCGCCGTGCGAGTTCTCGTCGTAGAACTGCGTCAGCGTGCGCGGCGAGTACGGGCCGTCGAAGAGCCGGGTCTGCAGTTGCGCGATCGGGAACGGATCCGCTCCCACGTCGCTGTACTTCACGCAGAAGACGGGGACGGACAACGTGCCGCGCACCTCGAGTTCCGAACGCGCCGCCGCCGGAATCAGCTCGCGTTTGTAGAAGCCGCGGTCCTCGATGAACTTCTCGCGGTTCGCGCGGATCGCCCGGGTCTTCGCGATCCACGCGTGCTGGGACTCGAACCTCCGCATGCGGTCCAGGCTCTGACGGACCCGCGGCGGCATCGTCACGCCCGGGGCGGGAGCGACGCCCTGCGCCCGGGCGCACTGCGCGAGCACGACGCAGGCCAGAACCAACTTCAGAGTCGCAACCGAGCAGCGCATGAGGAAGTCCCTCCGCAGGTGCGATGCCCCAACGCGCCACCGGGCTCCAGGGGGCATCCGTCGCTCGCACAGCGGCCCCTATCGGGCACGTGTCCTTACCGGGAAAACGAGGGGGCGCACCCGGGCGAACACGGAATATCGCCCGCCGGCCGGGGATGCGTGCCCGACGCCCCGTGCCCGGAGCGCGGCCCCGGCGCGTAGGCGCTCCGCCCGATTTCAGACGTCCGGCGCCTCGTACCTGCGGACCCAGCGCGCGTAGAAGAACAGCCCGATCGCGGAGGCGATCCCGATCGCGATGAACAGGTACCAGACCCGGTACGGGTGGTAGGTCTGCCACAGCATCGCGGTCGCCCCGTTCGGGTCGAGTCCGGTCGCCTTCTGGACCGCCTCCACCGCGTTCGTGCGCACGACGCCCGCGGGCACGCCGCCGTGCTCCCCGAGCCAGCGCAACGCGAAACCGGCCTTCTCGCCGATCCTTCCGTAGAGTCCGCCGGCCAGGAACGAACCGAGCGCCCAGCCGATGGCGGTCGGCATGTTCGCGTAGCCCATGTACAGGCCCTTCTTGCCTTCGGGCGCGATGATCCCGAGGTAGTCGTTCATCTTGGGGCCGGCGAGCATCTCGCCGAACGAGAAGCAGGCGATGCCGAGCAGGCACGCGACGCCCGACATCGTGAACCCGGCGATCATCAGACCCACGGCCGAGATCACCATGCCGAGGAAGATCGCGAGCACGCGGCGCATGCGGGCCACCAGGTGCGACACCCAGACGACGAACAGGACGATCAGCAGCGAATCGAGGTTGATCATCCACTCCTGCGCCACCATCGTGCCGCGCGCCGAGGTGGTCGTGAACATCGCCGGCAGGCGCAGCGCCGAGACGATGGCGCGCGAGTCCACCCAGTCCACGATGAAGTTCGGCAGCAGGTCGAACAGCTGCATGAACATGAACCAGAAGCCCGAGGTGATCAGGATGAACGCGATCAGGCGCGCGTTGAGCAGGTTCGAAAGGGTGAGCCGCGCGGTCGCCCACACGCCGCCCGACTGGTCGCCCCCGGACTCGATCGGCGGGTAGGTCAGCAGCATGAGGAAGTTGAGCGAGACGATCGCGGCGCAGCCGTAGAACACCGTCGGCCACGAAACGCCGTACAGGAAGTGCGCCAGCGGCGGCCCGAGGAAGCCGCCGACGTTCACGAGCATGTAGAAGGTGCCCCAGCCCACGGACGAATCCTCCTTCGTCATCGTGCGCTGCAGGCCGCCCCAGACGCCCGGCTTGAAGATCGCCGTCCCCAACGCCAGCACGAGGCAGCCGAGGGTGAACGGCCAGAAGCCGCGCTGCGTCGCCATGAGCAGGTATCCGACGACCTTGATGGCGATGGAGACCGCGATCGTCTTCTTGTAACCGTAGCGGTCCGCGAAGCCGCCGGAGAAGATCGGCACGCCGGTCTGCACGAGCGCCCAGAGCATGAAGATGAAACCCTTCTGCTCCTGGGTGAAGTGCAGGCCGTGGATCTCGTCCGCCTGCGCGATGTAGATCGGGATGACGACGCGCACGCCGTAGTAGGCGAGCCGCTCGAGCATCTCCATCAGGTTGAGCATCCAGTACGCGCGGGGCAGCCGGGCGAGCTGCGCGAACATGCCCGTGCGGCCCGGTTCGGCCTGCGGCGTGACGGTCATTCGGCCTCCGCTGGATCGGGGGCGCGGCGCGGGTCGCCGCGCGAGGACACGTCAGCGTAGGCCCCCGCGGGGCGCGGCGGCAGCCGGAGCGTCACCAGTGCGGCGAACGGCGGCACGTGCGGGGCCGGGCCGCCGGCGAGGCCCCGAACGGCCTTCGCGGCCGGTCCGCCCGATCAGCTCCGGGCGAGCTTGCGCAGGACCGTCTGCAGGATGCCGCCATTGCGGTAGTACTCCACGTCCACCGGCGTATCGAGCCGGGCGATGGCCCGGAACTCCAGCACCGAGCCGTCCTCGCGACGCGCCCTCACCGTGACCTTCATGCGCGGCTCGAGCCTGCCCGCGAGTCCCTGGAGGTCGAACGTCTCGCGGCCCGTGAGCCCCAGGCTCTCGGCGCTCTGGCCGGGCTCGTAGCACAGCGGCAGCACGCCCATTCCGACCAGGTTCGAGCGGTGGATGCGTTCGAAGCTCTCGGCGAGCACCGCCTTCACGCCGAGCAGCAGCGCCCCCTTGGCGGCCCAGTCCCGCGAGCTGCCGCTGCCGTACTCCTTGCCGGCCAGCACGAGCAGGGGCGTGCCGGACTGCCGGTACCGTTCGCTCGCGTCGAAGATCGGCATCTGCTCGCCGCCCGGCAGGAGGGCGGTGACGTTGCCTTCGCTGCCGGGTACGAGCAGGTTCTTGAGGCGGATGTTGGCGAACGTGCCGCGCACCATGACGAGGTCGTTGCCGCGGCGGGAACCGTAGGAGTTGAAGTCCTTCTTCTCGAGGCCGCGCTCGCGGAGCCACTTCCCGGCCGGCGAGGCCAGCGCGATGTCGCCGGCCGGCGAGATGTGGTCCGTGGTCACCGAATCGCCGACCATCACGAGAACGCGCGCGCCCGAGATGTCCGCCACGGGCTGAGGCTCCATCGTGAGCCCGTGGAAGAACGGCGGCTCGTGGATGTAGGTGGACGCGGGATCCCAGGCGTAGAGCTCGCCTCCGCCGACCGGAATCTCGTTCCATTTCGGGTTGCCGTCGAAGACGTTGCCGTAGCTCTTCGCGAACATTTCCGGCTTCACGCTCGCGGCCACGAGGTCCGCCACTTCCCTCTGGGTCGGCCACACGTCGCGCAGGAAGACGGGCCGGCCGTCGCGGTCCTGGCCGAGCGGGTCCTGGTCGAAGTCGATGTCCACCGTCCCGGCGAGCGCGTACGCCACGACCAGCGGCGGCGAGGCGAGGAAGTTCGCGCGGACGTACGGGTGAATGCGCCCCTCGAAGTTGCGGTTGCCGCTCAGCACGGCCGCGGCGACCAGCTTGCCGTCGTCGATCGCCTTCGAGACCGGTTCCGGCAGGGGGCCGGAGTTTCCGATGCACGTCGTGCAGCCGTATCCCACGATCGCGAAGCCGAGGTCCTCGAGGGACTGCAGCGTGCCCGAGGCCCGCAGGTACTCGGTCACGACCTTCGATCCGGGGGCGAGGCTGGTCTTGACGTGCGTCTTCGGCTTCAGGCCCTTCGCCGCCGCGTTCCGGGCGAGCAGTCCGGCGCCGACCATGACCGACGGATTCGAGGTGTTCGTGCACGAGGTGATCGCCGCGATCACGACCGCGCCGTGGCCGATCGTGCTGGTCGAGCCGTTGGTGACCTGCGCGGTGCGCGCGACCTCGGGCTCGGCGAGGCCGAAGCCGCGTTCCCTGACCGGCGCCACCAGTCCCTTGCGGAACGCGCGCTTCATGTCGCGCAGCGCCACGCGGTCCTGCGGGCGCTTGGGGCCCGCGAGACTCGCCTCGACGGTTCCGAGGTCCAGCTCCAGCGTGTCGCTGAACGACGGATCGGGCGTCGTGTCGGTGCGGAACAGGCCCTGTTCCTTCGCGTAGGCCTCGGTCAGCTTCGCCGCGTCCGCGCGGCCGGTGCGCTCCAGGTAGCGCAGGGTCTCGGCGTCCACCGGGAAGAAGCCCATGGTCGCGCCGTACTCGGGCGACATGTTGGCGATGGTGGCCCGGTCGGGCAGCGACATCGCCGACAGCCCCGGCCCCACGAACTCGACGAACTTGTCCACCACGCCCTTCTTGCGGAGCATCTGCGTCACGGTCAGGACGAGGTCGGTGGCGGTCACGCCGTCCCGCAGCTGGCCGGTCAGGCGGAAGCCCACGACCTGCGGCGTCAGCAGGTAGAGCGGCTGGCCGAGCATGACCGCCTCGGCCTCGATGCCGCCCACGCCCCAGGCGACCACGCCGAGGCCGTTGATCATGGTCGTGTGCGAGTCGGTGCCGACGAGCGAATCGGGGTACGCCCAGGTTTCATCCCCCGCCCTGGTCGTGAGCACGCAACGCGACAGGTACTCGAGGTTCACCTGGTGAACGATGCCGGTCGCCG contains:
- a CDS encoding MFS transporter, encoding MTVTPQAEPGRTGMFAQLARLPRAYWMLNLMEMLERLAYYGVRVVIPIYIAQADEIHGLHFTQEQKGFIFMLWALVQTGVPIFSGGFADRYGYKKTIAVSIAIKVVGYLLMATQRGFWPFTLGCLVLALGTAIFKPGVWGGLQRTMTKEDSSVGWGTFYMLVNVGGFLGPPLAHFLYGVSWPTVFYGCAAIVSLNFLMLLTYPPIESGGDQSGGVWATARLTLSNLLNARLIAFILITSGFWFMFMQLFDLLPNFIVDWVDSRAIVSALRLPAMFTTTSARGTMVAQEWMINLDSLLIVLFVVWVSHLVARMRRVLAIFLGMVISAVGLMIAGFTMSGVACLLGIACFSFGEMLAGPKMNDYLGIIAPEGKKGLYMGYANMPTAIGWALGSFLAGGLYGRIGEKAGFALRWLGEHGGVPAGVVRTNAVEAVQKATGLDPNGATAMLWQTYHPYRVWYLFIAIGIASAIGLFFYARWVRRYEAPDV
- the acnA gene encoding aconitate hydratase AcnA gives rise to the protein MDKPARDFFGTRDTLATSAGPVAIHRLDRLATRLGTSLEKLPYSIRVLLEAALRHCDDERVTQADVRRLAGWHASGAEPVEFPFMPARVLLQDFTGVPCIVDLAAMRDAVQRLGADPRRINPLVPVDLVIDHSVQVDVFGNVLALERNAEIEFARNRERYEFLRWGQKAFSNFRVVPPATGIVHQVNLEYLSRCVLTTRAGDETWAYPDSLVGTDSHTTMINGLGVVAWGVGGIEAEAVMLGQPLYLLTPQVVGFRLTGQLRDGVTATDLVLTVTQMLRKKGVVDKFVEFVGPGLSAMSLPDRATIANMSPEYGATMGFFPVDAETLRYLERTGRADAAKLTEAYAKEQGLFRTDTTPDPSFSDTLELDLGTVEASLAGPKRPQDRVALRDMKRAFRKGLVAPVRERGFGLAEPEVARTAQVTNGSTSTIGHGAVVIAAITSCTNTSNPSVMVGAGLLARNAAAKGLKPKTHVKTSLAPGSKVVTEYLRASGTLQSLEDLGFAIVGYGCTTCIGNSGPLPEPVSKAIDDGKLVAAAVLSGNRNFEGRIHPYVRANFLASPPLVVAYALAGTVDIDFDQDPLGQDRDGRPVFLRDVWPTQREVADLVAASVKPEMFAKSYGNVFDGNPKWNEIPVGGGELYAWDPASTYIHEPPFFHGLTMEPQPVADISGARVLVMVGDSVTTDHISPAGDIALASPAGKWLRERGLEKKDFNSYGSRRGNDLVMVRGTFANIRLKNLLVPGSEGNVTALLPGGEQMPIFDASERYRQSGTPLLVLAGKEYGSGSSRDWAAKGALLLGVKAVLAESFERIHRSNLVGMGVLPLCYEPGQSAESLGLTGRETFDLQGLAGRLEPRMKVTVRARREDGSVLEFRAIARLDTPVDVEYYRNGGILQTVLRKLARS